In Buchnera aphidicola (Sipha maydis), the following proteins share a genomic window:
- the recD gene encoding exodeoxyribonuclease V subunit alpha, which produces MIKLLKKLIKKKKIRIIDYIFAKEISQNSNTLILVISVYMSIINRIGNTCISLKNILQKKFFSKKILKKIHFKKNIEKELLKYKNIASNKNTNVPLIIENNHLHLHKIWHIENKIYKFFTKPYQTKKYSNIIWNKIINDKVFINLNIEKKIVILLCFLKKFLFIIGSPGTGKTTLAAKIIYFYIHILKKKNIILSAPTGKASYHLLESIKKNLFFLFKKNKYKKYVPNTSFTIHRLFKMYHTQNIFLNQKKKNIDLLIIDESSMIDIFMLEKIIDNISRKTQIIFLGDNYQLPSINPGSIIHDFLFFYQKENLKKLYNKLIYECNNQNLKKKNTLKNNIFILKKKYRFKTNSDIDQCAKIIKTGNIKNIKNIFKNRFKKIHFFKIKNTYHSYKNMIKKIFSFFKKFFTMIKNKDPIKKILKYFNDKRILCIQKKGFLGIRGINEFFEKLIKKKYSKNFFKINEKKWYIGKPIIILKNIKNMKLFNGITGITLLDENQEKKIFFLMPDHSIKIIPINLIKHYKTTWAITVHKSQGSEFSKIHLILPLSNVKIMTREIIYTAITRAKKKVYIYSKKKIFIKSIKKNICRKSGLYQKFKKLNIKIN; this is translated from the coding sequence ATGATAAAATTATTAAAAAAACTTATAAAAAAAAAAAAAATTCGTATAATAGATTATATTTTTGCAAAAGAAATTTCTCAAAATTCAAATACACTAATATTAGTTATTTCTGTTTATATGAGTATTATAAATAGAATAGGAAATACATGTATTTCATTAAAAAATATTTTACAAAAAAAGTTTTTTTCTAAAAAAATTCTTAAAAAAATTCATTTTAAAAAAAATATAGAAAAAGAATTATTAAAATATAAAAATATTGCTAGTAATAAAAATACAAATGTGCCTTTAATAATAGAAAATAATCATTTACATTTACATAAAATATGGCATATAGAAAATAAAATATATAAATTTTTCACTAAACCATATCAAACAAAAAAATATTCAAATATTATATGGAATAAAATAATCAATGATAAAGTTTTTATAAACTTAAATATAGAAAAAAAAATAGTAATTTTATTATGTTTCTTGAAGAAATTTTTATTTATTATAGGAAGTCCTGGAACAGGAAAAACAACTTTAGCTGCAAAAATAATTTACTTTTATATTCATATTTTAAAGAAAAAAAATATTATCTTATCTGCACCTACAGGAAAAGCGAGTTATCACTTACTAGAATCTATTAAAAAAAATTTATTTTTTTTATTTAAAAAAAATAAATATAAAAAATATGTTCCGAATACTTCATTTACTATTCATAGATTATTCAAAATGTATCACACCCAAAATATTTTTTTGAATCAAAAAAAAAAAAATATCGACTTATTAATCATAGATGAATCATCTATGATAGATATTTTCATGTTAGAAAAAATCATTGATAATATTTCTAGAAAAACACAAATAATATTTCTAGGAGATAATTACCAATTACCCTCAATTAATCCCGGATCAATAATTCATGATTTTTTATTTTTTTATCAAAAAGAAAATCTTAAAAAATTATATAACAAATTAATTTATGAGTGTAACAATCAAAATTTAAAAAAAAAAAATACACTAAAAAACAACATTTTTATATTAAAAAAAAAATATCGATTTAAAACAAATTCAGATATTGATCAATGTGCAAAAATTATAAAAACTGGAAATATAAAGAATATTAAAAATATATTTAAAAATAGATTCAAAAAAATTCATTTTTTTAAGATAAAAAATACATATCATTCATATAAAAATATGATCAAAAAAATATTTTCATTTTTTAAAAAATTTTTTACAATGATTAAAAATAAAGATCCTATTAAAAAAATATTAAAATATTTTAATGATAAAAGAATTTTATGCATTCAGAAAAAAGGTTTTTTAGGCATTCGAGGAATTAATGAATTTTTTGAAAAATTAATTAAAAAAAAATACTCAAAAAATTTTTTTAAAATTAACGAAAAAAAATGGTATATAGGAAAACCAATAATCATTTTAAAAAACATTAAAAATATGAAATTATTTAATGGAATTACAGGAATAACTTTATTAGATGAAAATCAAGAAAAAAAAATTTTTTTTTTAATGCCTGACCATTCAATTAAAATAATTCCAATAAATTTAATCAAACACTACAAAACAACTTGGGCGATTACGGTTCATAAATCTCAAGGATCAGAATTTTCAAAAATACATTTAATTCTTCCATTATCAAATGTAAAAATTATGACAAGAGAAATAATTTACACTGCAATAACGCGTGCAAAAAAAAAAGTATACATATACTCTAAAAAAAAAATATTTATAAAATCTATTAAAAAAAATATTTGTAGAAAAAGCGGACTTTACCAAAAATTTAAAAAGTTAAATATTAAAATTAATTAA
- the fbaA gene encoding class II fructose-bisphosphate aldolase, with amino-acid sequence MKKILKNFKSGILNGKETRKIFELAKKNNFAIPSINCINTDSINMILEAAQKIKSPVIIQFSYGGSLFFSGKINKNNNFRKAIDGAISGAQHIHLMSKYYKIPIIIHTDHCDKKNLPWINGLIKYGKKYFIQKGKPLFSSHMLDLSHETLKKNIKICSKYFKKMKKINMLLEIELGCTGGEEDGIDNTTLNKKYLYTKPQEVNYAYKKLSLISKNFSIAASFGNVHGVYKVGNVDLKPKILKFSQKYVMDKNNISQKNPLNFVFHGGSGSSLKDIIKSIKYGVVKINFDTDIQWYTWKGVLNFYKKNKNYLKQQLGNPEGKNKPNKKYYDPRTWIQEYKNYVSLKLKKIFQNLNTTNLL; translated from the coding sequence ATGAAAAAGATTTTAAAAAATTTTAAATCAGGAATTTTAAATGGTAAAGAAACAAGAAAAATATTTGAATTAGCTAAAAAAAATAATTTTGCCATTCCTTCTATAAACTGTATTAATACAGATTCTATCAATATGATTTTAGAAGCAGCTCAAAAAATTAAATCTCCTGTAATTATACAATTTTCATATGGAGGATCTTTATTTTTCTCTGGAAAAATTAATAAAAATAATAATTTTAGAAAAGCAATAGATGGAGCGATATCTGGAGCTCAACATATACATTTAATGTCAAAATATTATAAAATACCAATTATAATACATACAGATCATTGTGATAAAAAAAATTTACCGTGGATCAATGGACTAATTAAATATGGAAAAAAATATTTTATTCAAAAAGGTAAACCATTATTTTCTTCACATATGTTAGATTTATCTCATGAAACTTTAAAAAAAAATATTAAAATTTGTTCAAAATATTTTAAAAAAATGAAAAAAATAAATATGCTTCTTGAAATAGAATTAGGATGTACAGGAGGAGAAGAAGATGGAATTGATAATACAACTTTAAATAAAAAATATTTATACACTAAACCACAAGAAGTAAATTATGCTTATAAAAAACTCTCTTTAATTAGTAAAAATTTTTCTATTGCTGCATCTTTTGGAAATGTACATGGAGTCTATAAAGTGGGAAACGTTGATTTAAAACCAAAAATTTTAAAATTTTCTCAAAAATATGTAATGGATAAAAATAATATCTCTCAAAAAAATCCATTAAATTTTGTCTTTCATGGAGGTTCAGGATCTTCGTTAAAAGATATTATAAAATCAATTAAATATGGTGTAGTTAAAATAAATTTTGATACTGATATACAATGGTATACTTGGAAAGGAGTTTTAAATTTTTATAAAAAAAATAAAAATTATTTAAAACAACAACTAGGGAATCCAGAAGGGAAAAATAAACCTAATAAGAAATATTACGATCCTCGAACTTGGATTCAAGAATATAAAAATTATGTATCTTTAAAATTAAAAAAAATTTTTCAAAATTTAAATACAACAAATTTATTGTAA
- the nusB gene encoding transcription antitermination factor NusB, with the protein MKIDLRKNARTCVVQALYAWKISKNDFNEIKIFFIKKNEKKIDINYFEDIFIGIVINKKKIDSLIQPYILKNINRIGKIEKSILRMSFYELLKRKDIPYKVVINEAIELSKIFCSHNSHKIINGVLDKAAYKIRLQR; encoded by the coding sequence ATGAAAATTGATTTACGGAAAAATGCTAGAACTTGCGTTGTTCAAGCGTTATATGCATGGAAAATATCGAAAAATGATTTTAATGAAATAAAAATTTTTTTTATTAAAAAAAATGAAAAAAAAATTGATATTAATTATTTTGAAGATATTTTTATAGGTATTGTAATAAATAAAAAAAAAATAGACTCTTTAATTCAACCATATATTTTAAAAAACATCAATCGAATAGGAAAAATTGAAAAATCTATATTACGTATGTCTTTCTATGAACTATTAAAAAGAAAAGATATACCTTATAAAGTTGTTATCAATGAAGCAATCGAACTTTCAAAAATTTTTTGTTCACATAATAGTCATAAGATAATTAATGGAGTTTTAGATAAAGCAGCTTATAAAATACGTTTACAACGATAA
- a CDS encoding TusE/DsrC/DsvC family sulfur relay protein → MNKDIKKKWNTEYAKKIAKIEGIKMNKNHWKIINFTRNFYIQFKIIPSIRILLTAINQNWKHKIDSLTLINLFSTNPILKISKISGIPYPKKCI, encoded by the coding sequence ATGAATAAAGATATCAAAAAAAAATGGAACACAGAATATGCAAAAAAAATTGCAAAAATAGAAGGCATAAAAATGAATAAAAATCATTGGAAAATAATTAATTTTACAAGAAATTTTTATATTCAATTTAAAATAATACCTTCTATTAGAATTTTACTTACTGCAATAAATCAAAACTGGAAACACAAAATAGATAGTCTCACTTTAATAAATTTATTTTCTACAAACCCTATTCTTAAAATTAGTAAAATTTCAGGAATACCATACCCAAAAAAATGTATTTAA
- the recB gene encoding exodeoxyribonuclease V subunit beta produces the protein MNKKNKILDIFSIKLNGIKMIEASAGTGKTFTTILLYLRILLGINQDEKEKYSMKNILIITYTKNAVKEIKKRLEKNIYNLYLACLSKKTNDKNHIKILKKIKNFNQAIQILKKAYINIHDASIYTIHGFCKHILKKKNYNFQYLIKNKKKVYDENFLYKKATYIFWRNFFYPYNKEISQIIFQSWKNPEELFTTIQHWINIKSKFFLYTKNKKDKITDRHKKNITTIQKFKKKWKVINFNLKKIFYKNKLNKRIYHKKNFYRWTKKIKIWSKEKTKNYIIPQELTHFSKKKIEKNISTKKKYIFLKIIDKFLKKKFCLKEVILMHAIKKISEICKKIKKKNFSYDNLIESLLKLLKNEKNLSAYIKKKFPIAVIDEFQDTNMQQYKIFQKIYQKKNFTLILIGDPKQSIYNFRGADIFFYLKVKSKIKKIYTLNTNWRSSKKLIECINFLFTRIKNSFLFKQINFTSLITPKKSEKKKYFIKKIEQPSIKLWLQSKTIKTSEEYNNWIAKKCSQDIYFLLKKIKKSQAILENQENKKKLKIQDICILVKNYDEYKIMKKELLKFSISSYYTSYNKSIFQTNEIQEMYFILKSIAYPSNDNYFNKAISTEIISKNSYLIHKIKKKYSLWSKLKEKFLKYKHTWKDEGILNLIKKIISQSYLYENYFFRDKCQNKISNIIHLGKILEKKSSLRREISSILSWIKKKIYRIENKKKYQQKLYNNKNVINITTIYKSKGLEYPIVWVPFISNFNISKKYIFHDRKRYNTFINLCQSKKKIKLEKEEKLSEEIRLLYVALTRAIFQCNLGISPICINKKNKKTSFHNSGLGYILQKGEKMNAKKLYQEINKITKNQSIKLIFKKEKIPNKKIQKKIKKRKKNYIFLKFDRIFEKNINTSYTKILKLSSIKKKFSDKFNKLMCNQKTYEKKINLKNFPKGKKIGKMLHKILEKISFHKKINKKFIQQEIKKNKLKKNWTIILKKWIQDILIHPLSIRINLLILKNKCIKEMEFYLPLKKEINFVSINSILEEKKKSINQINTGFLKGFIDLIFKFKNKYYFVDYKSNFLGKKKSDYKEKKLKKYFFKKKYNIQFYLYSIALHRFLQKKIHNYNFKKNFGGGYYLFLRGMDGKNINQGVFFLVPQYKLMKKIEHTFLKQSKY, from the coding sequence ATGAACAAAAAAAATAAAATACTTGATATTTTTTCAATAAAATTAAATGGAATTAAAATGATTGAAGCATCTGCTGGAACCGGAAAAACTTTTACAACAATATTATTATATTTACGTATTTTACTAGGAATTAATCAAGATGAAAAAGAAAAATATTCAATGAAAAACATCTTAATTATTACTTATACTAAAAATGCTGTAAAAGAAATTAAAAAAAGATTAGAAAAAAACATTTACAATTTATACTTAGCTTGCTTATCAAAAAAAACAAATGATAAAAATCATATAAAAATTTTAAAAAAAATAAAAAACTTTAATCAAGCTATTCAAATATTAAAAAAAGCATATATTAATATTCATGACGCATCAATTTATACTATACATGGATTCTGTAAACATATTTTAAAAAAAAAAAATTATAATTTTCAATATTTAATTAAAAACAAAAAGAAAGTATATGATGAAAATTTTTTATATAAAAAAGCAACATATATTTTTTGGAGAAATTTTTTTTACCCATATAATAAAGAAATTTCTCAAATAATTTTTCAATCTTGGAAAAATCCTGAAGAATTATTCACAACAATTCAACATTGGATAAATATTAAATCAAAATTTTTTTTATATACAAAAAATAAAAAAGATAAAATTACTGACAGACATAAAAAAAATATAACAACCATTCAAAAATTTAAAAAAAAATGGAAAGTCATAAATTTTAATCTAAAAAAAATATTTTATAAAAATAAATTAAATAAAAGAATTTATCATAAAAAAAATTTTTATCGATGGACAAAAAAAATAAAAATATGGTCTAAAGAAAAAACAAAAAACTATATTATTCCACAAGAATTAACACATTTTTCTAAAAAAAAAATAGAAAAAAATATTTCTACAAAAAAAAAATACATTTTTCTAAAAATCATTGATAAATTTTTAAAAAAAAAATTTTGTCTAAAAGAAGTAATTTTAATGCATGCAATTAAAAAAATTTCTGAAATTTGCAAAAAAATTAAAAAAAAAAATTTTTCTTATGATAATTTAATTGAATCTTTGCTAAAACTATTAAAAAATGAAAAAAATCTCTCCGCATACATTAAAAAAAAATTTCCAATCGCTGTTATCGATGAATTTCAAGATACAAATATGCAACAATATAAAATATTTCAAAAAATATATCAGAAAAAAAATTTTACATTAATTCTAATAGGTGATCCAAAACAATCTATTTATAATTTTCGTGGAGCTGATATATTTTTTTATTTAAAAGTCAAATCAAAAATAAAAAAAATATATACTCTAAATACGAATTGGAGATCCTCAAAAAAACTTATCGAATGTATAAATTTCTTATTTACTAGAATAAAAAATAGTTTTTTATTTAAACAAATCAATTTTACTTCTTTAATTACTCCAAAAAAATCTGAAAAAAAAAAATATTTTATTAAAAAAATAGAACAACCATCAATAAAATTATGGTTACAATCAAAAACCATAAAAACATCTGAAGAGTATAATAATTGGATAGCAAAAAAATGCTCTCAAGATATATATTTTTTATTAAAAAAAATAAAAAAATCACAAGCTATTCTAGAAAATCAAGAAAACAAAAAAAAATTAAAAATACAAGATATTTGTATCTTAGTAAAGAATTATGACGAATACAAAATAATGAAAAAAGAATTATTAAAATTTAGTATTTCTTCATACTATACTTCATATAATAAATCAATTTTTCAAACAAACGAAATACAAGAAATGTATTTTATATTAAAATCTATTGCATATCCTTCAAATGATAATTATTTTAATAAAGCGATTTCTACTGAAATAATATCAAAAAATTCTTATTTAATTCATAAAATTAAAAAAAAATATTCTTTATGGTCAAAGTTGAAAGAAAAATTTTTAAAATACAAACATACATGGAAAGATGAAGGAATATTAAATCTAATAAAAAAAATTATTTCTCAAAGTTATTTATATGAAAATTATTTCTTTCGAGATAAATGTCAAAATAAAATATCTAACATAATTCATTTAGGAAAAATTTTAGAAAAAAAATCATCTTTAAGAAGAGAAATCTCTTCTATATTATCTTGGATAAAAAAAAAAATTTATCGCATAGAAAATAAAAAAAAATATCAACAAAAATTATATAACAATAAAAATGTTATCAATATAACAACTATATACAAATCTAAAGGATTAGAATATCCAATTGTATGGGTTCCTTTCATTTCTAATTTTAATATTTCAAAAAAATATATTTTTCATGATAGAAAAAGATACAATACATTTATTAATTTATGTCAATCTAAAAAAAAGATAAAACTAGAAAAAGAAGAAAAATTATCTGAAGAAATAAGATTATTGTATGTCGCTCTTACTAGAGCAATTTTTCAATGCAATTTAGGAATTAGTCCGATATGTATAAATAAGAAAAATAAAAAAACAAGTTTTCATAACAGTGGTTTAGGATATATTTTACAAAAAGGAGAAAAAATGAATGCAAAAAAATTATATCAAGAAATTAATAAAATTACAAAAAATCAATCAATTAAATTAATTTTTAAAAAAGAAAAAATTCCAAATAAAAAAATTCAAAAAAAAATAAAAAAAAGAAAAAAAAATTATATATTTTTAAAATTTGATAGAATTTTTGAAAAAAATATTAATACTAGTTATACAAAAATATTAAAATTATCTTCTATAAAAAAAAAATTCTCTGATAAATTCAATAAATTAATGTGTAATCAAAAAACATACGAAAAAAAAATAAATTTAAAAAACTTTCCAAAAGGGAAAAAAATTGGGAAAATGTTACATAAAATATTAGAAAAAATTTCTTTTCATAAAAAAATAAATAAAAAATTTATTCAACAAGAAATAAAAAAAAATAAACTAAAAAAAAATTGGACTATCATTCTTAAAAAGTGGATTCAAGATATTCTTATACACCCTTTATCTATTAGAATAAATTTATTAATTTTAAAAAACAAATGCATTAAAGAAATGGAATTTTATCTACCTCTAAAAAAAGAAATTAACTTTGTTTCTATAAATTCAATACTTGAAGAAAAAAAAAAATCAATTAATCAAATCAATACAGGATTTCTAAAAGGATTTATTGATTTAATATTTAAATTTAAAAATAAATATTATTTCGTTGATTATAAATCAAATTTTCTTGGAAAGAAAAAAAGTGATTATAAAGAAAAAAAATTGAAAAAATATTTTTTTAAAAAAAAATACAATATACAATTTTATCTATATTCTATAGCATTACATAGATTTCTGCAAAAAAAAATTCATAATTATAATTTTAAAAAAAATTTTGGAGGAGGATACTATTTATTTTTACGAGGAATGGATGGAAAAAACATTAATCAAGGAGTATTTTTTTTGGTTCCTCAATATAAATTAATGAAAAAAATTGAACACACTTTTCTAAAACAATCTAAATATTGA
- a CDS encoding exodeoxyribonuclease V subunit gamma, which yields MIKIYTSNNFNYLIKKICKKIYEKKTNNIFVKEILVIENSRNSEFLKQKISKILGISSNINFFTQKQFIFYILKQFTYKKKIINFNQSMIFWKLINLSKNNKKKLYQIKKNELEEFEYFKNLSKIFEEYLFHRSNWIIKWEYKKKDKKKYNKIYYIQKKIWKKITKNNKKKNIYHYINLYKEYFKKNLKKKYIYKKFPSKIFIINPFNFPNFFLKILKKISKKIKIYIFLCTPFDIREKTTKKNWEKYSILSLWTKNHLNKIKFLQSLTNKKKFFYIKHKNNSLLNKIKNNFLLLRDLINIDKKKIIKKIDKSITIHECNNYLREIEILHENISKLLMQNKNIQPKDIIIKSEKIKNYIPYIKSVFKTKVKENNIPYNIHTPLFEKNSILYIFNKILLLPKNKFKNENILDFLYFKCIAKKFSISQKEIKRIKEWIKNTNIRWGINANHKKKIGIYPTSQNTWEYGIKKIILGYGIKENIKKWKKIQPYNIYEKDQIELFEKLVLFIKTCIKWQKKLQKKNKNTKWIKIYKKIIKDFFYLNKKNKKKIKIITKNWIQIIQEIQNISYKKKISINILQYTLNDKLKKIYYNKKINNNCINFTDFNFLRTKNFKITYCLGMNENIFPQKIIKNHENLIYKYKKPYDFKKHQDIFFIFFELLSFTEKKIYISYINNSPSQIEKNEISNVIQKLKKYLENNFFFKEKIFKKNFFVHPATNFEKKKIFNQINYSQHQSLWLLKKKNFLKKNFVKKIPLSSKIKKINIKKLISFWKNPINYFFNKILKIYYRNNKFVDYNQEPFMIDIKTNYLLQKKILKYMILKKNYKKLFNKIKSIGVLPHKNFGKIHFDNQILKVKKVYLKIQKKKTKFLKKKFSLKIKKFHIYGKLKNISKNELIRWKVSPLNYYDTITLWLEHLIHCILGGKKSTYLGINKNISFKKISRTQAKKNLLKYILGYIQGLQKPIILTKTGLNWFHLIFDHKEKKISKKFEKIQSSEKKIFSIWHGNKYSLGEKKNLYLKKIIPLLNNKIIQKIKRITKYWMLPIYKNLI from the coding sequence ATGATAAAAATTTACACATCAAATAATTTTAATTATTTAATAAAAAAAATATGTAAAAAAATATATGAAAAAAAAACAAATAATATATTTGTAAAAGAAATTTTAGTAATAGAAAATTCTAGAAATTCTGAATTTCTGAAACAAAAAATTTCTAAAATCTTAGGAATTTCTAGTAATATAAATTTTTTTACACAGAAACAATTTATATTTTATATATTAAAACAATTTACATACAAAAAAAAAATTATAAATTTTAATCAATCTATGATTTTTTGGAAACTAATTAATTTATCCAAAAATAATAAAAAAAAATTATACCAAATAAAAAAAAATGAATTAGAAGAATTTGAATATTTTAAAAATTTATCAAAAATTTTTGAAGAATACTTATTTCATCGATCAAATTGGATTATTAAATGGGAATATAAAAAAAAAGACAAAAAAAAATATAATAAAATATATTATATTCAAAAAAAAATATGGAAAAAAATTACAAAAAATAATAAAAAAAAAAATATATATCATTATATAAATTTATATAAAGAATACTTTAAAAAAAATTTAAAAAAAAAATATATATATAAAAAATTTCCATCTAAAATTTTTATAATCAATCCATTTAATTTTCCAAATTTTTTTTTAAAAATATTAAAAAAAATTAGCAAAAAAATTAAAATTTATATATTTCTTTGTACTCCATTCGATATTAGAGAAAAAACAACAAAAAAAAATTGGGAAAAATATTCTATCTTATCGCTTTGGACAAAAAATCATTTAAATAAAATAAAATTTTTACAATCTTTAACTAATAAAAAAAAATTTTTTTATATAAAACACAAAAATAATAGTTTACTCAATAAAATTAAAAACAACTTTTTATTACTACGAGATTTAATAAATATAGATAAAAAAAAAATAATAAAAAAAATAGATAAATCAATTACAATACATGAATGCAATAATTACTTGAGAGAAATTGAAATATTACATGAAAATATATCTAAACTATTAATGCAAAATAAAAATATACAACCAAAAGATATCATTATTAAATCAGAAAAAATAAAAAATTATATCCCATATATAAAATCAGTTTTTAAAACTAAAGTTAAAGAAAATAATATACCATATAATATTCATACACCATTATTTGAAAAAAATTCTATTCTATATATTTTTAATAAAATTTTACTATTACCAAAAAATAAATTTAAAAATGAAAATATTCTAGATTTTTTATATTTTAAATGTATTGCAAAAAAATTTTCTATTTCACAAAAAGAAATAAAAAGAATAAAAGAATGGATAAAAAACACAAATATTAGGTGGGGTATTAATGCAAATCATAAAAAAAAAATAGGAATTTACCCTACATCTCAAAATACCTGGGAATATGGAATAAAAAAAATTATTTTAGGCTACGGAATTAAAGAAAATATAAAAAAATGGAAAAAAATACAACCATATAATATATATGAAAAAGATCAAATTGAACTATTTGAGAAACTAGTATTATTTATTAAAACTTGTATAAAATGGCAAAAAAAATTACAAAAAAAAAATAAAAATACAAAATGGATAAAAATATATAAAAAAATCATAAAAGATTTTTTTTATTTAAATAAAAAAAATAAAAAAAAAATAAAAATAATAACAAAAAACTGGATACAAATAATTCAAGAAATTCAAAACATTTCGTATAAAAAAAAAATTTCTATAAACATTTTACAATATACATTAAACGATAAACTAAAAAAAATATATTATAATAAAAAAATAAATAATAACTGTATAAATTTCACAGATTTTAATTTTCTACGAACAAAAAATTTCAAAATTACATATTGCTTAGGAATGAATGAAAATATATTTCCTCAAAAAATAATAAAAAATCATGAAAATCTAATATATAAATATAAAAAACCTTATGATTTCAAAAAACATCAAGACATTTTTTTTATATTTTTTGAATTATTATCTTTTACTGAAAAAAAAATTTATATTAGTTATATAAATAATTCTCCTAGTCAAATAGAAAAAAATGAAATATCCAACGTCATTCAAAAATTAAAAAAATATTTAGAAAATAATTTTTTTTTTAAAGAAAAAATATTTAAAAAAAATTTTTTTGTTCATCCTGCAACAAATTTTGAAAAAAAAAAAATATTTAATCAAATAAATTATAGTCAACATCAATCACTTTGGTTGTTAAAAAAAAAAAATTTTTTAAAAAAAAATTTTGTTAAAAAAATTCCTTTATCATCTAAAATAAAAAAAATAAACATTAAAAAACTAATTTCATTTTGGAAAAACCCAATTAATTATTTTTTTAACAAAATATTAAAAATCTATTATAGAAATAATAAATTTGTAGATTACAATCAAGAACCTTTTATGATTGATATCAAAACTAACTATTTATTACAAAAAAAAATTTTAAAGTATATGATTTTAAAAAAAAATTATAAAAAATTGTTTAATAAAATAAAATCTATAGGAGTACTTCCTCATAAAAATTTTGGAAAAATACATTTTGATAATCAAATCTTAAAAGTAAAAAAAGTCTATTTAAAAATCCAAAAAAAAAAAACTAAATTTCTAAAAAAGAAATTTTCATTAAAAATAAAAAAATTTCATATTTATGGAAAATTAAAAAATATTTCAAAAAATGAACTTATACGTTGGAAAGTTTCTCCTTTAAATTATTATGATACCATTACATTATGGCTAGAACATCTTATACACTGCATACTTGGAGGAAAAAAAAGTACCTATTTAGGAATTAATAAAAATATTTCCTTTAAAAAAATATCTCGTACACAAGCTAAAAAAAATCTTTTAAAATATATTTTAGGATATATTCAAGGATTACAAAAACCTATTATATTAACAAAAACTGGATTAAATTGGTTTCATTTGATATTTGATCATAAAGAAAAAAAAATTTCAAAAAAATTTGAAAAAATTCAATCTAGTGAAAAAAAAATATTTTCTATTTGGCATGGAAACAAATATTCTTTAGGAGAAAAAAAAAATTTATACTTAAAAAAAATTATTCCCTTATTAAATAATAAAATTATTCAAAAGATAAAAAGAATTACTAAATATTGGATGCTTCCAATATACAAAAATCTAATATAG
- a CDS encoding mechanosensitive ion channel domain-containing protein — protein sequence MFKYSLITITIIILLSHLSDLQPTFVLALLGTLGMAIGLTLQSTISNFTAGILIKIFRQLEKGEYIGIGKISGTILNVDIFYTILSTIDGKIVVIPNIKIISKSIINYTRSPIRRNEFFISLSHNINIDEVKTILRKILYEEDRVLKNKDITIELNEFSDYSLKFVIRCWSKTKDLQMVYWDLMHKFKKKLDEKKIAMPFAKHSFALENKKNISS from the coding sequence ATGTTTAAATACTCATTAATCACAATTACAATTATAATATTATTAAGCCATTTAAGTGATTTACAACCAACATTTGTTCTCGCTCTACTAGGAACCTTAGGAATGGCTATTGGATTAACTCTTCAAAGTACAATATCTAATTTTACTGCAGGAATTTTAATAAAAATTTTTAGACAACTAGAAAAAGGTGAATATATTGGAATAGGAAAAATTTCAGGAACTATATTAAACGTAGATATATTTTACACAATTTTAAGTACAATAGATGGGAAAATAGTTGTTATACCTAATATAAAAATAATTTCTAAGAGTATTATTAATTATACGAGATCTCCAATTCGTAGAAATGAATTTTTTATTAGTTTATCTCATAATATTAATATTGATGAAGTGAAAACAATCTTAAGAAAAATTTTATATGAAGAAGATCGTGTATTAAAAAATAAAGACATAACAATTGAATTAAATGAATTTTCAGATTATTCATTAAAGTTTGTAATTAGATGTTGGAGTAAAACAAAAGATTTACAAATGGTTTATTGGGATTTAATGCATAAATTTAAAAAAAAATTAGATGAGAAAAAAATAGCAATGCCATTTGCAAAACATTCTTTTGCATTAGAAAATAAAAAAAATATCTCGTCTTAA